The following proteins are encoded in a genomic region of Arachis ipaensis cultivar K30076 chromosome B02, Araip1.1, whole genome shotgun sequence:
- the LOC107627578 gene encoding uncharacterized protein LOC107627578 codes for MERQNVYIPSVNEKKRLKNGSLSEKPKPLFPGCLFLRCVLNKELHDYIREVDGIGGFLGSRVGSIKRQINRPRPVADEDIKTVFRQAKEEQEKADQAFEEQERGAVQNSGIPNTELEPDEVSDASVESKPKRRSRKTSDQLSVPGSKLFVPGSTVRVVSGTFSGFTGTLKKLNRKTKMATVHFTLFGKENIADIDVSEIVPETN; via the exons ATGGAAAGACAAAAT GTATACATTCCATCTGTCAATGAGAAAAAGAGGTTGAAAAATGGTTCCCTGTCTGAAAAACCAAAACCCCTGTTCCCAGGATGCCTTTTTTTGCGATGTGTACTGAACAAGGAGCTGCATGACTATATAAGAGAGGTTGATGGTATTGGAGGTTTCCTTGGTTCCAGGGTTGGAAGCAT AAAGAGACAGATTAACAGACCAAGGCCGGTTGCTGATGAAGATATCAAAACAGTCTTCAGGCAGGcaaaagaagaacaagaaaaagctGATCAAGCATTTGAGGAACAAGAGCGTGGTGCAGTCCAAAACTCTGGGATTCCCAATACGGAGTTAGAACCTGATGAAGTTTCTGATGCTTCTGTTGAGTCTAAGCCTAAAAGACGATCCAGAAAAACTTCTGACCAGCTCAGTGTTCCAGGTAGCAAGCTCTTTGTTCCAGGTTCTACTGTTAGGGTTGTATCTGGAACATTTTCAGGTTTTACCGGCACTCTCAAGAAGCTGAATCGCAAAACCAAAATG GCCACTGTACATTTTACACTATTTGGGAAGGAGAACATAGCAGATATAGATGTCAGTGAAATTGTTCCAGAGACTAATTGA
- the LOC107625661 gene encoding plant-specific TFIIB-related protein PTF2 isoform X1: protein MSSSRACAECNKTSFFRDDITGQLACSTCGAIQPFDQFDAQIGGITGIQGTFIRLGTTGSGSVYTYKERKHFAANSLIDDLTSRLGLGSKSNEIRSMISDITEGEFGQGNWFSVLIGSCAYVVMRKDDRPLPMAEVASAVGCDVYELGRMILRVVDFLDLRSDFPEFDIVHSLERTLKNSHCFEDVDGSKLDTMKKQGVFLIQCAVKWFLSTGRRPLPLVVAVLVFVAELNQVEVRIEELATEVHAAVSTCRARYKELLETLVKAAQVLPWGKDVTTKNIVKNAPFLIQYMEKKSMARPGEKRKSLDELGLNMEDVIKECLRQNNAYTESRTGGTSSQNDSQYFSTQSDVERPGIEDVDRMEISPECLSMMYREFLNENPSAYNSRSGENAHKRSTFKFDIRDCWEWWEGKSELSKKLLLKQLLEKDVGVDTMPPSFVAGQVKCRMRRERINAAKLRIEKIMHPLDANGTVDPEKKSKKRRGMVVDDVDWEDLIIETLIIHGVKEEEIEKGHYNTLLDLHVFNSGTV from the coding sequence ATGTCGAGCTCTCGCGCCTGTGCCGAGTGCAACAAAACCTCGTTTTTCCGTGACGATATAACTGGCCAGCTGGCATGTTCTACTTGCGGTGCCATCCAACCGTTCGATCAATTCGACGCCCAAATCGGCGGAATCACCGGCATTCAGGGCACCTTCATCAGACTTGGAACCACCGGTTCAGGTAGTGTCTACACTTACAAAGAAAGGAAACACTTTGCTGCCAACAGTTTAATTGACGATTTAACTTCTAGGTTAGGCTTAGGTTCCAAGAGCAATGAGATTCGATCCATGATTTCTGATATCACTGAGGGTGAGTTTGGGCAAGGCAATTGGTTTTCCGTTTTGATTGGCTCCTGTGCTTATGTTGTTATGCGAAAGGATGATCGACCTTTGCCCATGGCGGAAGTTGCCTCTGCTGTTGGGTGTGATGTCTATGAGCTTGGCAGGATGATTCTTCGTGTTGTTGATTTTTTGGATTTGAGGTCTGATTTTCCTGAGTTTGATATAGTGCATTCGTTGGAAAGGACTCTCAAGAATTCACATTGTTTTGAAGATGTTGATGGCAGTAAGCTGGACACGATGAAGAAGCAGGGTGTGTTCTTGATACAGTGTGCCGTGAAGTGGTTCTTGAGTACGGGGCGCAGGCCGCTTCCTTTGGTGGTTGCAGTTTTGGTTTTTGTGGCAGAGTTGAATCAAGTTGAGGTGAGGATTGAGGAATTAGCTACGGAGGTTCATGCCGCGGTTTCCACTTGTCGAGCTAGGTACAAGGAGCTCCTCGAGACGCTGGTGAAGGCTGCGCAAGTGTTGCCATGGGGAAAGGATGTTACTACCAAGAACATAGTTAAGAATGCGCCATTTTTGATTCAATACATGGAGAAGAAGTCCATGGCAAGACCAGGGGAAAAGAGGAAGAGTCTTGATGAGCTTGGTTTGAATATGGAGGATGTGATTAAGGAGTGTTTGAGACAAAATAATGCGTACACTGAATCCAGGACTGGTGGCACAAGCTCCCAAAACGATTCTCAGTATTTTTCAACGCAAAGTGATGTTGAGAGACCTGGTATTGAGGATGTGGATAGGATGGAGATTTCACCTGAATGTTTGTCCATGATGTATAGGGAATTTCTGAATGAGAATCCTTCTGCTTATAATTCAAGAAGTGGTGAAAATGCTCATAAAAGGAGTACGTTCAAATTTGATATTCGGGATTGCTGGGAGTGGTGGGAGGGAAAATCAGAGCTGAGCAAAAAGCTTCTACTCAAACAATTACTAGAGAAGGATGTTGGAGTGGATACAATGCCACCATCTTTTGTCGCTGGGCAGGTGAAATGTCGAATGAGGCGGGAAAGGATCAATGCTGCTAAGTTGCGGATAGAAAAAATTATGCACCCCTTAGATGCCAATGGTACTGTTGATCCTGAGAAAAAAagcaagaagagaagaggaatggTAGTTGATGATGTTGATTGGGAAGACTTAAtcattgagacccttattattcaTGGAGTAAAGGAGGAGGAAATTGAGAAGGGCCATTACAATACTTTACTGGATCTCCATGTGTTTAACTCCGGTACTGTATGA
- the LOC107625661 gene encoding plant-specific TFIIB-related protein PTF2 isoform X2: MFYLRCHPTVRSIRRPNRRNHRHSGHLHQTWNHRFRLGLGSKSNEIRSMISDITEGEFGQGNWFSVLIGSCAYVVMRKDDRPLPMAEVASAVGCDVYELGRMILRVVDFLDLRSDFPEFDIVHSLERTLKNSHCFEDVDGSKLDTMKKQGVFLIQCAVKWFLSTGRRPLPLVVAVLVFVAELNQVEVRIEELATEVHAAVSTCRARYKELLETLVKAAQVLPWGKDVTTKNIVKNAPFLIQYMEKKSMARPGEKRKSLDELGLNMEDVIKECLRQNNAYTESRTGGTSSQNDSQYFSTQSDVERPGIEDVDRMEISPECLSMMYREFLNENPSAYNSRSGENAHKRSTFKFDIRDCWEWWEGKSELSKKLLLKQLLEKDVGVDTMPPSFVAGQVKCRMRRERINAAKLRIEKIMHPLDANGTVDPEKKSKKRRGMVVDDVDWEDLIIETLIIHGVKEEEIEKGHYNTLLDLHVFNSGTV, from the exons ATGTTCTACTTGCGGTGCCATCCAACCGTTCGATCAATTCGACGCCCAAATCGGCGGAATCACCGGCATTCAGGGCACCTTCATCAGACTTGGAACCACCGGTTCAG GTTAGGCTTAGGTTCCAAGAGCAATGAGATTCGATCCATGATTTCTGATATCACTGAGGGTGAGTTTGGGCAAGGCAATTGGTTTTCCGTTTTGATTGGCTCCTGTGCTTATGTTGTTATGCGAAAGGATGATCGACCTTTGCCCATGGCGGAAGTTGCCTCTGCTGTTGGGTGTGATGTCTATGAGCTTGGCAGGATGATTCTTCGTGTTGTTGATTTTTTGGATTTGAGGTCTGATTTTCCTGAGTTTGATATAGTGCATTCGTTGGAAAGGACTCTCAAGAATTCACATTGTTTTGAAGATGTTGATGGCAGTAAGCTGGACACGATGAAGAAGCAGGGTGTGTTCTTGATACAGTGTGCCGTGAAGTGGTTCTTGAGTACGGGGCGCAGGCCGCTTCCTTTGGTGGTTGCAGTTTTGGTTTTTGTGGCAGAGTTGAATCAAGTTGAGGTGAGGATTGAGGAATTAGCTACGGAGGTTCATGCCGCGGTTTCCACTTGTCGAGCTAGGTACAAGGAGCTCCTCGAGACGCTGGTGAAGGCTGCGCAAGTGTTGCCATGGGGAAAGGATGTTACTACCAAGAACATAGTTAAGAATGCGCCATTTTTGATTCAATACATGGAGAAGAAGTCCATGGCAAGACCAGGGGAAAAGAGGAAGAGTCTTGATGAGCTTGGTTTGAATATGGAGGATGTGATTAAGGAGTGTTTGAGACAAAATAATGCGTACACTGAATCCAGGACTGGTGGCACAAGCTCCCAAAACGATTCTCAGTATTTTTCAACGCAAAGTGATGTTGAGAGACCTGGTATTGAGGATGTGGATAGGATGGAGATTTCACCTGAATGTTTGTCCATGATGTATAGGGAATTTCTGAATGAGAATCCTTCTGCTTATAATTCAAGAAGTGGTGAAAATGCTCATAAAAGGAGTACGTTCAAATTTGATATTCGGGATTGCTGGGAGTGGTGGGAGGGAAAATCAGAGCTGAGCAAAAAGCTTCTACTCAAACAATTACTAGAGAAGGATGTTGGAGTGGATACAATGCCACCATCTTTTGTCGCTGGGCAGGTGAAATGTCGAATGAGGCGGGAAAGGATCAATGCTGCTAAGTTGCGGATAGAAAAAATTATGCACCCCTTAGATGCCAATGGTACTGTTGATCCTGAGAAAAAAagcaagaagagaagaggaatggTAGTTGATGATGTTGATTGGGAAGACTTAAtcattgagacccttattattcaTGGAGTAAAGGAGGAGGAAATTGAGAAGGGCCATTACAATACTTTACTGGATCTCCATGTGTTTAACTCCGGTACTGTATGA